In Paraburkholderia aromaticivorans, a single window of DNA contains:
- the sucD gene encoding succinate--CoA ligase subunit alpha, which produces MSILIDENTPVIVQGFTGDKATFHAQEMIAYGTNVVGGVTPGKGGQRHLDRPVFNTVKDAVRATGATASLVFVPPPFCGDSIMEAADAGLQLVCAITDGIPAQDMMRIKRYLLRYPKETRTMVVGPNCAGIISAGRAMLGIMPGHIYRRGSVGIVSRSGTLGYEAAAQLNEFGLGVTTSVGIGGDPINGSSFLDHLKLFEQDPQTEVVIMIGEIGGPQEAEASRWVSEHMTKPVVGYVAGLTAPKGRRMGHAGAIISATGDSAAEKAEIMKSYGLLVAPSASELGSTVAMALAQNVTRRVA; this is translated from the coding sequence ATGAGCATCCTGATCGATGAAAACACCCCGGTGATCGTGCAGGGCTTCACCGGCGACAAAGCCACCTTCCACGCACAGGAGATGATCGCCTACGGCACCAATGTGGTCGGCGGCGTGACGCCGGGCAAAGGCGGCCAGCGGCACCTCGACCGTCCGGTATTCAACACGGTGAAGGACGCCGTGCGTGCCACCGGCGCCACCGCCAGCCTCGTGTTCGTGCCGCCGCCTTTCTGCGGCGACTCGATCATGGAAGCGGCGGACGCCGGCCTGCAACTCGTCTGCGCGATCACCGACGGCATTCCCGCCCAGGACATGATGCGCATCAAGCGCTATCTGCTGCGCTATCCCAAGGAAACCCGCACGATGGTCGTGGGGCCGAACTGCGCCGGCATCATCAGTGCGGGCCGAGCCATGCTCGGCATCATGCCGGGTCATATCTACCGGCGCGGCTCGGTCGGGATCGTGTCGCGCTCGGGCACGCTCGGTTATGAGGCCGCCGCCCAACTCAACGAGTTTGGCCTGGGTGTCACGACGAGCGTCGGCATCGGCGGCGATCCGATCAACGGTAGTTCCTTTCTCGATCATCTGAAGCTGTTCGAGCAGGACCCGCAGACCGAGGTGGTCATCATGATCGGCGAGATCGGCGGCCCCCAGGAAGCAGAGGCGTCCCGCTGGGTCAGCGAGCACATGACCAAGCCGGTGGTCGGCTATGTCGCCGGGCTCACTGCGCCCAAAGGCCGCCGCATGGGCCATGCCGGTGCAATCATCTCCGCGACCGGCGACAGTGCCGCTGAAAAAGCCGAGATCATGAAGTCGTATGGCCTGCTGGTGGCGCCGAGCGCCTCCGAGCTGGGCTCCACTGTTGCTATGGCGCTGGCTCAAAATGTTACCCGCCGCGTCGCTTGA
- a CDS encoding malate--CoA ligase subunit beta, producing MDIHEYQAKELLSGFGVPIQRGAVAYTPDQAVYCATELGGWHWAVKAQIHSGARGKAGGIKLCETYHEVHEAASGLFGKRLVTGQTGPEGKIVERVYVEVAEKFEREIYLGIVLDRKAERVRVIVSAQGGMDIEEIVHTAPEAVLQTVVEPAVGLQPFQARELAFGLGLNSKQVSRAVAAIMGAYRAFRDLDATMVEINPLVVTHDDRVIALDAKVSFDDNGLFRHPHVSEMRDAAQEDPREAEAAQFGLNYVGLEGDIGCIINGAGLAMATMDTIKYAGGEPANFLDVGGGASPERVAAAFRLVLSDPNVSAILVNIFAGINRCDWVAEGVVQAAKNLRVPLVVRLAGTHVEEGRRIVRDSGLPIIAAETLLEAAQKAVEASKAHRARKSH from the coding sequence ATGGATATCCATGAATATCAGGCCAAGGAACTGCTGTCCGGCTTCGGCGTGCCGATCCAGCGCGGCGCAGTCGCCTATACACCCGACCAGGCCGTGTATTGCGCCACGGAACTCGGCGGCTGGCATTGGGCCGTGAAAGCGCAAATTCACTCCGGCGCACGTGGCAAGGCAGGCGGCATTAAATTGTGCGAGACCTATCACGAGGTGCACGAAGCGGCGAGCGGACTGTTCGGCAAGCGCCTGGTGACGGGACAGACCGGACCGGAAGGCAAGATCGTCGAGCGGGTCTATGTAGAAGTGGCCGAAAAATTCGAGCGCGAAATTTATCTGGGCATCGTGCTCGATCGCAAGGCCGAACGCGTGCGTGTGATCGTGTCGGCACAGGGCGGCATGGACATCGAGGAAATCGTCCACACTGCGCCGGAGGCCGTTTTGCAAACGGTCGTCGAACCGGCTGTCGGTCTTCAGCCGTTCCAGGCGCGCGAGCTGGCGTTCGGGCTCGGTCTGAACAGCAAACAGGTGAGCCGTGCCGTTGCCGCGATCATGGGCGCTTACCGCGCGTTCCGCGATCTCGACGCGACCATGGTGGAAATCAATCCGCTCGTCGTGACCCATGACGACCGTGTCATCGCACTCGACGCCAAAGTTTCCTTCGACGACAACGGCCTGTTCCGTCATCCGCATGTCTCCGAGATGCGTGACGCCGCGCAGGAAGACCCGCGCGAAGCTGAAGCCGCTCAATTCGGGCTCAACTACGTCGGGCTGGAAGGCGACATTGGCTGCATCATCAACGGCGCCGGTCTCGCGATGGCCACGATGGACACCATCAAATACGCGGGCGGTGAACCCGCGAACTTTCTCGACGTGGGTGGCGGCGCTTCGCCCGAGCGGGTGGCCGCCGCGTTCCGGCTGGTCCTGTCGGATCCGAATGTCTCCGCGATTCTGGTGAACATCTTCGCCGGCATCAACCGCTGCGACTGGGTTGCCGAAGGGGTCGTGCAGGCGGCAAAGAATCTGCGGGTGCCGCTTGTCGTACGCCTGGCTGGCACCCATGTCGAAGAAGGACGCCGGATCGTGCGCGACAGCGGACTTCCCATCATCGCGGCCGAAACCCTGCTCGAAGCAGCGCAAAAGGCCGTCGAAGCATCCAAGGCGCACCGCGCCAGAAAGAGTCACTAG
- a CDS encoding D-2-hydroxyacid dehydrogenase, whose protein sequence is MRHDIVFLDRSTLKADVRRPAFEHHWQQYAVSAANEAADRLEGATIAITNKVPLRAETLARLPRLKLIAVAATGHDVIDTVYCKAHGIAVTNIRQYATHTVPEHTFALILALRRNLLAYRDDVRRGRWQNSKQFCFFDHPIRDLHGATIGIIGEGSLGQGTAAIARGFGMRVLFAEHASSKAKEKAHDIAYTPLDTLLREADVVSLHMPLRPETHHLIALDQLRMMKRSALLINTARGGLVCEASLATALREGLIAGAGFDVLTTEPPKEGNPLLELDLPNFILTPHVAWASDGAMQFLADQLIDNVEAFARGEPQHLVV, encoded by the coding sequence ATGCGACATGACATTGTTTTTCTCGATCGCTCCACGTTGAAGGCCGACGTGCGGCGTCCGGCCTTCGAGCATCATTGGCAACAATATGCCGTGAGCGCGGCGAACGAGGCGGCGGACCGGCTCGAAGGCGCAACCATTGCGATCACGAACAAGGTGCCGTTGCGCGCCGAAACGCTCGCCAGGCTGCCGCGTCTAAAGCTGATCGCGGTGGCGGCAACCGGCCATGACGTCATCGATACCGTGTACTGCAAGGCGCACGGTATCGCCGTGACGAACATCCGGCAATACGCGACGCACACCGTGCCCGAACATACGTTCGCGCTCATTCTCGCGCTGCGCCGCAATCTGCTGGCGTATCGCGACGATGTGCGGCGCGGCCGGTGGCAAAACTCCAAGCAGTTCTGCTTCTTCGATCATCCGATTCGCGACTTGCATGGCGCGACCATCGGAATCATCGGCGAAGGCTCGCTGGGACAAGGCACCGCCGCCATTGCGCGCGGCTTCGGCATGCGCGTGCTGTTTGCGGAGCACGCTTCGTCGAAGGCGAAGGAGAAGGCACACGACATCGCCTACACGCCGCTCGATACGCTGCTGCGCGAAGCGGATGTCGTGTCGTTGCACATGCCGCTCAGACCGGAAACGCACCATCTGATTGCGCTCGATCAGTTGCGCATGATGAAGCGCAGCGCCTTGCTCATCAACACCGCACGCGGCGGCCTCGTGTGCGAAGCGTCGCTCGCCACGGCACTGCGCGAAGGATTGATCGCGGGCGCAGGCTTCGACGTCCTGACCACGGAGCCGCCCAAGGAAGGCAATCCGCTGCTCGAACTGGACCTGCCGAACTTCATCCTGACACCGCACGTCGCGTGGGCGTCGGACGGCGCGATGCAGTTCCTCGCAGACCAGCTGATCGACAACGTGGAGGCATTCGCGCGTGGCGAGCCGCAGCATCTCGTCGTCTGA
- a CDS encoding aminotransferase class V-fold PLP-dependent enzyme, whose amino-acid sequence MSNTSGTRIPGRNFLAVPGPTNIPDAVLRAMMVSMEDHRSSRFPELTNGILSDLKSIYKTTSGQPFVFPSSGTGAWEAALTNTLSPGDKVLVARFGQFSHLWADMAQRLGFEVEIIDVDWGEGVPVERIEEVLRADKQHAIKGILACHNETATGVTSDIGALRHAMDSAHHPALLFVDGVSSIGCIDFRMDDWRVDLAVTGSQKGLMLPAGLGILCVSPKALKAIEHAKSRRCYFDLTDMIKANATGYFPYTPALSLLYGLRTALDLILQEGLDNVFARHHYLAQGVRVAVTEGWGLELCAKAPKWHSDTVSAIVVPEGFNAAQVIDIAFRRYNLALGAGLSKVAGKVFRIGHLGDLNELMLMGAIAGAEMAMLDIGINVRPGSGTGAAAQYWRTHDRAQKAQPARIAAAA is encoded by the coding sequence ATGTCGAATACATCAGGCACGCGCATCCCGGGTCGCAATTTTCTCGCCGTTCCGGGCCCCACGAATATCCCCGATGCTGTGTTGCGGGCGATGATGGTCTCAATGGAAGACCACCGTTCAAGCCGCTTTCCCGAGTTAACCAACGGCATATTGAGCGATCTCAAATCGATCTACAAGACCACGAGCGGCCAGCCGTTCGTCTTTCCGTCATCGGGAACCGGCGCATGGGAAGCGGCGCTCACCAACACGCTGTCGCCGGGCGATAAGGTGCTGGTCGCGCGTTTCGGACAGTTCAGTCACCTGTGGGCCGATATGGCGCAACGCCTCGGTTTCGAAGTCGAAATCATCGACGTCGACTGGGGTGAAGGCGTGCCCGTCGAGCGTATCGAGGAGGTGTTGCGCGCGGACAAGCAGCATGCGATCAAGGGCATTCTCGCGTGTCACAACGAGACCGCGACCGGCGTGACGAGCGACATCGGCGCGCTGCGCCACGCGATGGATAGCGCGCACCATCCGGCGCTGTTGTTCGTCGACGGTGTGAGTTCGATCGGCTGCATTGACTTTCGCATGGACGACTGGCGCGTCGACCTCGCGGTCACGGGTTCGCAGAAAGGCCTGATGCTGCCGGCGGGTCTCGGCATCCTGTGTGTCAGCCCCAAGGCGTTGAAGGCCATCGAACACGCAAAGTCGCGGCGCTGCTACTTCGATCTCACCGACATGATCAAGGCCAATGCGACCGGCTACTTCCCCTACACACCGGCGCTGTCGCTGCTCTACGGTCTGCGCACTGCGCTCGATCTGATTCTTCAGGAAGGTCTCGACAACGTCTTCGCCCGTCATCATTACCTCGCGCAAGGCGTGCGCGTCGCAGTGACCGAAGGCTGGGGGCTCGAGTTGTGCGCCAAGGCGCCCAAGTGGCATTCCGACACGGTTAGCGCGATCGTCGTACCCGAAGGTTTCAATGCCGCGCAGGTCATCGACATCGCGTTCCGCCGCTACAACCTGGCACTCGGCGCGGGCTTGTCGAAAGTCGCGGGCAAGGTGTTCCGCATCGGCCACCTTGGCGATCTGAACGAGTTGATGCTGATGGGCGCCATCGCGGGCGCGGAGATGGCGATGCTCGACATCGGCATCAACGTACGCCCGGGCAGTGGCACCGGCGCCGCCGCGCAGTACTGGCGCACTCACGACCGCGCGCAGAAAGCGCAGCCCGCGCGCATCGCCGCCGCGGCTTGA
- the glyA gene encoding serine hydroxymethyltransferase, translated as MFSFKQTIAATDPELHRAIFAESLRQQHHIELIASENYASPGVLEAQGSLLTNKYAEGYPGKRYYGGCEHVDVAEQLAIDRAKQLFNADYANVQPHSGSQANQAVYLAMLKPGDTILGMSLAHGGHLTHGASVNVSGKLFKAVSYGLHPDTEVIDYDEVERLAHEHKPRMIVAGASAYSLVIDWQRFRAIADAVGAYLFVDMAHYAGLIAAGLYPSPVGIADFVTSTTHKTLRGPRGGLILSSAEHEKVLNSTIFPGIQGGPLMHVIAAKAVAFREAMTDEFRQYQQQVITNARIMAETLQARGLRIVSGRTDSHLFLVDLRPKNITGKDAEAALGKASITVNKNAIPNDPQKPFVTSGIRVGSPAMTTRGFGDHEAQQLANLIADVLEAPQNDLVIRRVTDAVNALTSQFPVYGDAPNHPHEAIAGHTAI; from the coding sequence ATGTTCAGCTTCAAACAAACCATCGCGGCAACCGATCCGGAATTGCATCGGGCCATTTTCGCGGAATCGCTCCGCCAGCAACATCATATCGAATTGATTGCATCGGAGAACTATGCGTCGCCTGGCGTGCTGGAAGCGCAAGGGTCGCTGCTCACCAACAAGTATGCCGAAGGCTATCCCGGCAAGCGGTACTACGGTGGTTGCGAGCATGTGGATGTGGCCGAGCAGTTGGCGATCGATCGCGCCAAACAGCTTTTCAACGCCGACTACGCGAACGTGCAGCCGCACTCCGGTTCGCAGGCGAATCAGGCCGTCTACCTCGCCATGCTGAAACCCGGCGACACGATCCTCGGCATGTCGCTTGCCCACGGTGGACACCTGACTCACGGCGCCTCGGTGAACGTGAGCGGCAAACTCTTCAAGGCAGTCTCGTATGGCCTGCATCCCGACACGGAAGTCATCGACTACGACGAAGTCGAACGGCTGGCGCATGAACACAAGCCACGCATGATCGTCGCAGGTGCGTCGGCTTATTCGCTCGTGATCGACTGGCAGCGTTTTCGCGCCATTGCGGACGCGGTGGGCGCGTATCTGTTCGTCGACATGGCGCACTACGCCGGCCTGATTGCCGCCGGCCTTTATCCGAGCCCGGTGGGTATCGCCGACTTCGTGACGTCCACGACCCACAAGACGTTGCGCGGACCGCGCGGCGGTCTCATCCTGTCCAGCGCCGAACACGAGAAGGTGCTCAATTCGACCATCTTCCCGGGTATCCAGGGTGGGCCCTTGATGCACGTGATCGCCGCGAAGGCCGTTGCATTCCGCGAAGCGATGACCGACGAGTTCAGGCAATACCAGCAGCAGGTCATCACCAACGCGCGAATCATGGCCGAAACGCTACAGGCACGCGGCCTGCGCATCGTGTCGGGGCGCACCGACTCTCACCTTTTTCTCGTCGACCTGCGGCCGAAAAACATCACCGGCAAGGACGCTGAGGCGGCGCTCGGCAAAGCCTCGATCACCGTCAACAAGAACGCAATTCCGAACGATCCGCAAAAGCCGTTCGTGACGAGCGGCATCCGCGTCGGCTCGCCCGCGATGACGACGCGCGGTTTCGGCGACCACGAAGCGCAGCAGCTTGCCAATCTGATCGCCGACGTGCTCGAAGCGCCGCAAAACGATCTGGTGATCCGCCGCGTAACGGATGCGGTGAATGCACTGACCAGTCAGTTTCCGGTTTACGGCGACGCGCCGAACCATCCGCACGAAGCCATCGCAGGCCATACCGCGATCTGA
- a CDS encoding LysR family transcriptional regulator: MLHLTLRQLRVFEAAARHLSFSRAAEELHMTQPGVSGQLKHLEESVGMPLFEQMGRRIFLTEVGQQVYSHTRSIQQQLAILEESLDQLRDTKQGKIKISAVSGTASYLALQLIAKYTKSFPGVRVHLNVANRGTVLGELASNETDLAIMGQPPEGQGLVAQRFMKNPLVVIAPPDHPLARQRAIPLSALEGEIFLVREPGSGTRRAMERFFAEHRITFRPGMEVSSNDAVKCGVHAGMGLSIVPLQTIMPELETLRIKVLDVERFPIVRYLYVVHRESKHLSAAADAFKDTLLAEAARAVGEG, from the coding sequence ATGCTGCATTTGACATTGCGTCAACTGAGGGTCTTTGAGGCAGCCGCGCGCCATTTGAGCTTTTCCCGCGCCGCGGAAGAATTGCATATGACGCAACCTGGCGTTTCGGGCCAGCTCAAACATCTGGAGGAAAGCGTCGGCATGCCGCTTTTCGAGCAAATGGGTCGGCGTATTTTTCTGACGGAAGTGGGCCAGCAGGTATACAGCCACACCCGCTCGATTCAACAGCAACTGGCGATTCTCGAAGAGTCGCTCGATCAGTTGCGCGACACGAAGCAGGGGAAGATCAAAATCTCTGCGGTGTCGGGGACGGCCAGCTACCTGGCGCTGCAACTCATCGCGAAGTACACGAAGTCGTTTCCCGGTGTGCGCGTGCATCTGAACGTCGCCAACCGGGGAACGGTATTAGGCGAGCTGGCGAGCAACGAAACGGACCTGGCGATCATGGGGCAGCCGCCGGAGGGGCAGGGGCTCGTCGCGCAACGGTTCATGAAGAACCCCTTGGTGGTGATTGCGCCACCCGATCACCCGCTCGCCCGGCAGCGCGCGATTCCGCTGTCAGCGCTGGAAGGTGAGATCTTTCTGGTGCGTGAGCCGGGTTCCGGCACGCGGCGCGCGATGGAGCGTTTTTTTGCCGAGCATCGCATCACGTTCCGGCCGGGCATGGAGGTGAGCAGCAACGATGCGGTCAAGTGCGGCGTGCATGCCGGGATGGGTTTGTCCATCGTCCCGCTGCAGACCATCATGCCGGAGCTGGAGACGCTACGCATCAAGGTGCTCGACGTGGAACGCTTTCCGATTGTCCGGTATCTGTACGTCGTGCATCGCGAGAGCAAGCATTTGTCGGCGGCGGCGGATGCGTTTAAAGACACGTTGCTGGCGGAGGCGGCGCGGGCGGTGGGGGAAGGGTAA
- a CDS encoding formylmethanofuran dehydrogenase subunit C gives MKRITLSLRHVPALRIDARDLLPAALAGLTVHEIESLPLWHGTERLALAELFDVLLDDNASGDTPCLVFAGDLRRFDRVGEKMDGGQLIVEGSVGDLLGAQMTAGSIVASGDSGSFTACELTGGRIEIGGNTGDFAAAALPGDMDGMRGGTLIVRGDAGERFGDRMRRGIALVFGSAGAFAASRMVAGTIGIAGQVGEHLAYGMRRGSLVLPGAQPLLGNRFTENHGDVDVFWRLMSRSLAREGGAFAALAETTPRRWVGDVSVEGKGEVLVVA, from the coding sequence ATGAAGCGCATCACGCTGAGCCTCAGACACGTGCCTGCGCTACGCATCGATGCGCGAGATTTATTGCCCGCTGCGCTCGCCGGGCTTACGGTTCACGAGATCGAGAGTCTGCCGCTGTGGCACGGCACGGAACGCCTGGCGCTGGCCGAACTCTTCGACGTTCTTCTTGACGACAACGCTTCAGGCGACACGCCTTGTCTCGTGTTCGCCGGCGATCTGCGCCGCTTTGATCGCGTCGGCGAGAAGATGGACGGTGGGCAGTTGATCGTCGAAGGCAGTGTCGGCGATCTGCTCGGCGCGCAGATGACGGCGGGCTCCATCGTCGCTTCCGGCGACAGTGGCAGTTTCACTGCCTGCGAACTGACTGGCGGCCGTATTGAAATCGGCGGCAATACGGGAGACTTTGCCGCTGCCGCGTTGCCCGGAGACATGGACGGCATGCGCGGCGGCACGCTCATTGTGCGCGGCGATGCGGGCGAGCGCTTCGGCGACCGGATGCGACGCGGCATTGCGCTGGTGTTCGGCAGTGCCGGCGCTTTCGCGGCGTCGCGGATGGTAGCGGGCACGATTGGGATCGCGGGCCAGGTGGGCGAACATCTCGCCTACGGCATGCGGCGCGGTTCGCTTGTGTTGCCGGGCGCACAACCGTTGCTCGGGAATCGCTTTACAGAAAATCACGGCGACGTCGACGTGTTCTGGCGACTGATGTCACGCAGTCTTGCTCGTGAAGGTGGCGCGTTTGCAGCGCTGGCGGAGACTACGCCGCGGCGTTGGGTGGGAGATGTGTCGGTCGAAGGGAAGGGGGAAGTGCTGGTTGTGGCGTGA